Within Leishmania infantum JPCM5 genome chromosome 35, the genomic segment ctccggTGTGGCTCTATCGTTCTCCCCGTttggggagaggaggggcgctTTCTTTTGTGGCTATGCGCCTCGCTagtcctctctctctctcttgccttcCTCCCTCGGCCCGCGCCGCTATGGTTTGTGGGCCATACGCGTCGCTTCCTCATCGCAACCCTCCCCTATGAAGATCTCGAACCAGTCCATGACCCGTGTGACATGGAGCAATGCACACCAGCGCACTACCGCCCCATCCGTCTGCATCTTCTCCCGCTTCTTCGCATCGGCCGCCACCTGCCCGCTGCCCCCGCACGCAATGACTGCTACCACACAAACGCCAACCATCAACAAAAGAAAGGATTTACCAAGTCCAAACCGCAACCCAACCGCGTCCACCTACActccccaccccgccccaccGACACATACATACAAAGCGCAAGCGAactcttctcccccctgcCGCACAGACAACGCACCCGCCCCATCCCGCACCGACACCTGTGAAACGGTTCCTTCCCCAGCGCACGGCGCGTATctcaccacacacacacacacacacacacacacacatacgtcTGCATCATGTCCGACTCGAACTGGAAGGCTCAGCTGAACGCGCCGCAGAAGAGCACGCGGAAAAAGACGGAGGATGTGGAGTCTCGCCGTAACGTCAACTTCGAGGAGTACGCCCTGCGCCGCGAGCTGCAGATGGGCATCTTCGAGAAGGGCTTCGAGAAGCCAAGCCCTGTGCAGGAGGAAGCCATTCCTGTCGCGCTTCAGGGCAAGGACGTGCTTGCCCGTGCCAAGAACGGTACTGGCAAGACAGCCTCATTCGTGATCCCAGTGCTCGAGAAGGTCGACACCCGCGAGTCGTATGTCCAGGCTCTCCTGATGGTGCCCACCCGTGAGCTGGCCCTGCAGACAGCGCAGGTGACAAAGGAGCTGGGCAAGCACATCCCCGGCCTGGAGGTGATGGTGACCACCGGTGGTACGACGCTGCGCGATGATATTCTTCGCCTGACAAGCAAGGTGCACATTCTGGTGGCGACTCCCGGCCGTGTGCTTGACCTGGCGAGCAAGAAGGCAGTTGACCTTTCTCACTGCCACATCCTGGTGCTGGACGAGGCCGACAAGCTGCTCTCCCAGGAGTTCATGGAGATCATCGACGACCTGTACACTTACCTCCCTTCTCAGCTGCAGTCCATGCTCTTCTCTGCCACGTTCCCGGTGACGGTGAAGACGTTCGCGGAGCGCCACCTGCACAACCCCTACGAGATCAACCTGATGGACGAGCTGACCTTGAAGGGTGTAACGCAGTACTATGCTTTCGTCGAGGAGCGCCAGAAGATCCACTGCCTCAACACGCTCTTCAACAAGCTGCAAATCAACCAGTCTATCATCTTCTGTAATAGCGTCAACCGCGTGGAGCTACTCGCGAAGAAGATTACTCAGCTCGGCTATAGCTGCTACTACATCCACGCTcgcatgcagcagcagcaccgtaaTCGCGTCTTCCACGACTTCCGCGAGGGCCACTGCCGTAACCTCGTCTGCTCCGATCTCATCACCCGTGGTATCGATATTCAGGCCGTGAACGTCGTCATCAACTTCGACTTCCCCAAGTACTCCGAAACGTACCTGCACCGCATCGGCCGCTCCGGTCGCTTCGGTCATCTCGGTGTCGCCATCAACTTTGTGACGTACGATGACCGCTATAATGTCTACCGCATCGAGCAGGAGCTGGACACAGAGATCAAGCCGATCCCGGCTGAGATCGACCCCGAGTTGTACGCAGCATAAAGCATGGCGGAGACGATGTCACACGAGAATTTCGCCCCTTCCTAAACAGGCACGCcccatgcacgcacacagacgcataCGTATCAACAACAGGCGCCAAGTATCGCCCTAGCAATGAATCGGAGTATCGgaaaatgaaaaaaaaggatgaAAAAGGATTAGGGCGGGAGAAAGAATAGCGGATCCAATACTGagaggtgggagggggtgcggggggggggtggcggtgtgacgcagcagtagcagcagcaaggcTACGGCTGATCGAGGACGGCTTGGTGAGGAGGGTCGCCGCCCTGGTGCGTTGTCATCATTCACAAGCGtagaaagaggaagagaagcggtCGCTGACGCCGTTGCACGCGCAGAAAGCACGGCGCCAGCCAAATtgtcgcgcgcctcgtcccTCCGTCTtttttcccctcctccctcgagTGCCTGCTCGCCTGCGACATGTGCACGCCATTATGGCTAAGTTACAGGTTGTTTGGGACGTTCTGGGCCGGCGCGTTTTTGTGCGGATAACAAGCCGGTAAGCGGCGCACGGTTGCACGCGCGGGACCTGCTCTGCAGGCAGAGGAACGAAGGGAGTAGGGCGACACGCATGAGGTGCAGGTCTGGAGGCGCCAGTGCGCTCTTCAAGCTTCGCTGAGATGAGCGTGGGCGAGGGCCGCCGGCTACGGAAGTGCggaaacacgcacgcaggacGCGACCTTACGTACACATCTCTCCCTTTCTGTCTGTACACGACCGTTACCCCTCAGCGGCACTCCTGCGCGGCTGaacgccgcctccctctgcttCTCACGCGTGTCGAGTTTGACGTGGCGGTGAGCTGCCGCACCGGAGGGCGTGGGTACACGACTGTGCGgccttttctctttcctcctctcccactCTTGTCCGTTTCTTGTTTTgtcctgtgtgtgtctccctctccctctcttccctcttctccctctccctatCTCTCTCTTACcccttttgttttgtttttgtttttctttgttttcgtttctctAAAGTCTCTCTCCGCCTGACCTTCAcacctcctcgctctcttgcttcatgcacgcacgcgcaccctcctctcccctctaTGCCACTTCCACCGCACACCCACATCCTTTTCTGCCCCCCCGCTCTTCTTAGGTATTCCGTGGCGTTTtccatctctctcgcgcgcgctctctcaTTTCTCCTTTTGTGGTTGACGGCGCGCCCTCCGTCGCGCGCGTGCTCAACGTGTGGGTGTGGCGTATCGGCTGCGTGAGACTTGGTGGTGTGCGTCCCCTCTTTCATTGACCTTTCTgcaccccttctctctctttgtcgtgccgccgctggcggagCCTGATGACGGGAACCGCACCTGtacagcagcgcgcacaacGCGGGGAAGCAGAAGCAGTCCCGAACGCGCACTACAGATAGATGTGTTTCTACCGGAGGCACTGGAGCACTCATGCGCGAATACCCAGGAGTTCATGCACACTTGCATGTGTACAGACTTCGAATTATatgaaagagggggaggggttacagcggaggagcgcaccCCCACAAGAGCACGTGCAAGCTCgcacagaagcagcagcaacagcaatACAAACGCTAGAGAGAAAGGGGCAGGCGTAACTAAtgcgttgtgtgtgtatgtttgtgCAGGCGCAAAACGAAGATGCGACCAACAACACCAAAAAGAACAAAGAAAATGAAAGGGCGCTGAAgggacacgcacacacgcgatggaggaggtggacacATTTTTATTTTATCCCTTTGCCTTTTAATTTTTGAAGGTCGCGAAAGGCTGCGCGCACCGCTAGCGATTCACCACCGGAGGTGTTACAGTGAAGGTATGTGTCGCTTTTCTCAAATCCCTTTCCTTCCGTGTTTGCGTGTGATCACctttcgcccccccccccgccctgTTCATCTTTCTCTCTTACCCCCCGCTCACTCtatacgtgtgcgtgtgcatgtttATGCGtctccttttttcttgttctccctccgccaccgccatatgtcagacacacacacacacgtgtgtgtgtgtgcagagtCCGCCTCTGCACCCGCCGCTCTgttcgccctcctcccttgtCTTCCGCTTCCTCTCTCTGGCTGTGGCTCGACCTATTCTCTCaatgcgtatgtgtgcgctgcgcgcgtgcgtgccgtggGATGTGTGGCATTCTGGTGTAGTCTTTtgctctccgcctcgtcgttttttttttcgttttgttttctgccGTGACCtctatgcgtgcgcgcgcgtgcgtgtgggccgGTGTACGTGCATCtctcttttcgtgtgtgttgCGCTGCTTAATCTCGGCTTACCTCtcctgtgtgtgcctgtgtgttgGTTTGAGGCCTTCGTTGCGCCAACAAACGGACGACAGAAAATGCCGAGGGGATGAGAGGTGGCGAGCATGACGGGCGtaagggagagaaagaggggaggcCAAGAAGAGATGTGGCAGAAGGAAGCTGTCTGCTGGTGTCTCGGCCGACTCATTTTATTCGGAAAGGAGGCGCAAAGGTAGGGTGAAAGCAAGCAAGGGCGAAGCATTCAGCTTCTATCTCTCCACCATTCTTTTCCCTCGACAGATGCACACTCGTACGCGGTCTCTGAAGCACTcacaagagcagcacgcacacacgcacctctcTACCGTCaaacgcacaggcacgcgcatgcacctCTTTGCATTCACAAGAAACGAAGCGAAAAACAAACGGTGAACATGTTTTGATGAAATCCCGACAGAAAACGAAAGGAGCAACGAAGAGGGAGGCCGCAACGACGACTATGCACTACATCATCagcggcaaaaaaaaaacagcagcggagcaatcatcaccaccaccaccaccagagaGCTTTTTGAAACGGTTCTCCTTCGACTTCTTTTTCACTTCGCCTTGTTTTGGGTTTTACTTGTAAAGATACAAACCACACCGAATCCAAGAAAACACCTTCGCCCGATGGAATATGGCTGCGAATATGCAATAcatcaacacacacacacacacacacgtgctcaTACAAGGGAAATTAGCTACACACTGCAACATCATCATTaaactgctgctgcagcaccaccgtcgaCGTCGAGGATCACACCCATAGGCTTAcgtttttctctctttttctttgtgcgGGGGGTTTGCGTCTTTGAGAGAGGGGTGACTTGAGGTGGTGCgaatatgtgtgtgtgtgcgcgcagagCCATTAAAgcaccaaaaaaaagaaagaaataCGCGAACAGGAGAGGTGAGGAGAATTTCCAGAGCACGCGGAGTTTGCATCTCGCTCCCCTCTGATGCAAGAGTGCGCcatcgcagcgcagcgcgcgagTGTGCGAATAGCAACGGTAACGAAAGCCCGGCCGTTCTCTACGGCGCGCCTTCCCGAGAGTCGGCAGGGCTCTTTTGTGCGAGTGGCGAGCGAGCgcccgcgcgtgtgcgtgtgccgccgtGGTTCACAAAGGAAGCGAAggcaagagaaggagaggtcTGCACATCGATTGCCTGAGAGGAGGGCCCGCTGGGAGGGCGTATGCTGGCAGGCGCGTTATTTAGTCATGCCCAGTGCCCCTCCTTTCCGCCACTCACCCTCAGACGCGCGCCGTGTCTTCTGTGTGGTCACTTTTCCTTACCTTTGGCCTCCTCTTTTCGTTCTCTTTCATCTCTGCCTTCGGCgactgtgcgtgtgcgctaACGTGTACGCCATTGGTGTTCATGCTGCTACGGCCGCGCCCGTTGcttacacacgcacacgcactgaCACAACGCCTTCCCAAGCACATCACTCattctcttcccctctctctgcagattcgcgaaaaaagaaaaacgagaTATAGAGCGCCGACAACAAAGGAAACGAGAAGGCTCGCGTGCCGATTTCCATCCcccactttttttttcttcgctttttGGAGTCTGAGTAGCTGGTGAAGAGTAAGTCGCAGGATCCGCCCAAGTGCATCTGTGTATagctatatatatatatatatgtaaACATATATAGCTGTATACAGATGCGACGCCAGACATTTGAACTGTTCTCTCGTGATCTCCACaccctttcctttttcctctACCTCTGAGGTCCTCGTTATTATCGTGGTTTTTCACACATCTCTCTCATCTTCACCCGATACACCGCACCGTAGCGCAGAAGAGAGGCCTTTTCACCactctgcccccctcccccctccccctcccccacacacgcacacccgcacacctGAACCCATAGACACCGCACTGAGCCCGCGTGAGAGCCCTCGCACCCTCCACCGCactccacacacgcgcatagAGAGGGGCTCACGCCGATACGTTGGCTTTCCTTTTCATCTTTCCTTTTCACGCATACATCGACTACGCTAAAGGCCAGCACAGGCCTGCCCCgcccaccgccccctccctcccctgctctctctctcgtcgcctcctcctcgacgcgTCAACACACCTCCTGACCACTCACCCACATCCGCAACAGTCTAcaccacggcagcgtcgcacCGGCTGCATTCTCCTCCGCGTCCACACACTCcgtcgcacgcacacgtttCCACTCCAATTCATCTGCCACCACTCGCGCTCTACGACGTGATTTGCTGATTCGTTTTACTAAATttgctttttgtttgtgtgtgtgtgtgtcggcggcCTCTCTTGCACACCAGGTGCCGCCCAACCTATTAATCGACCTTTCCACCTATAGATACACACAGATACAGCAGTGACTCGTGCCAACGCATCTCGCCGCACCGAGTCGTTTTGCTGGCGGTACTGTGCTCCGGCGCGTTTTAGTCTCTTTTCGTTACCGTGTTGTTACGCGCTGTAGACAacaacaaacacacacacacacacacacacacacacacatacacaccagTGAGGTggggctgctgttgctgctgctcacgtgTAGCCCAGTGAAGCCAAGCCATGCTCGCCTTTACCATTACGTCGACAGAGCAGGAGCGGACAGTGAAGCGGCTGAAGGTCGACAGCCCTTCAGCGTCTCTCGAATGCGAGGATGACGGTGAgaacagctgcagcagcgtgccgcATATCGCAGAGGCCAATCCTGCGTTAGAGAGCGCGCAGCGTACTCCAGCCCTGTCCAAGCACGCTGACACTCCTGCAACGGAGGCGGTGAATGGCGTCTCTCCCGAGGTCTCACCAGCGAACTCGTCGAGgagccgccacagcagcgatgacgatgatgacGGCAAGTATGAAAAGGACCTGAGTGACGACCACCTCTCTTCCCCGGTGGCACGGCAGTTTAACGGCGACACGTGGCGCGTGACACGTACACCAACGGGGTCTGCCGTGAAGGCCACGACCGCCATaaccggcgctgcagctgttcCGCCGCCCCCCATCACGACAAACGGCGCCATCACCACACTGCGCAGTCTTGGCCAACTGCAGACGCTCGTGAGCAGCACAAACACAACGTCCGCGAAGGATAAGGTGCACCCGAGCCTGCGGCTCAAGCCGGGCGAGACGGTAATGCTGCTGTTGCACTTCGACGAGACGTCCCTGCGCTCGCTCATTAACGGCGCGACGACGGAGCTGTCGCAGATGCGCGTCTTCACGCTTAACctggcgaagctgccgccgcatgACTACGAGGCGGCCCCCGAAAAGCGCTTGAGCGCCGGTGGGTGTACCAGCAGCCCCGATGCGAGCGACCGTGcgcggcgtggcggcagcaccgcgacgCCGGACGCTGATGTAACCCAAGTCACGGTCCAAGACActgaggacgaggacgaggaggagctaGTGCCGGCGGTGCATCCAGTGGCGGGGTcgacagcggccgcagcggggACCAGCACCATTGCGGAGAAGGAGTGCCTTCCTCGTGCGTCGGTCTCCACGGGTGGCGCCCTCGCGCTCGACGAGGCCGCTACCGTCTCGTCGCTCTCTGGCGACCTCCACCACGCTAGCGACGTCATCAGCGATAAGCTGCACCAGATGTTGGCAGTGGACACCATACTGAACCCCCACGCTTCCCAACAGCAGCGTGGCCACgggagcggcgacggcggtgctgccgccactgGCAAGAAGGAGCCGTTGCTTTTCCCCGCTATGATCGTctggcgcgctgccggcgccccACGCGAGGAGTACCCACCGGCCCCGCCACAGACTTACTCCTCCCAGCCTCCATCCACCCCCGCAGAGCTCTTTTCCGACCGCCTTTCTGCCCAGGGCGGGCCGCTGGTGGTGAAGGAGGCAACCGGGGTGGACCAGGTGCACTCCTTGACGCTGTTCCGCCCCGTATTCACGATGGAACATCTTTTCCGCACCCTTGTCCGCACTGTCGCGCCGTCTTTTGCTGCCAGAGGTACTGGCGAGAAGTCCCGCACGGTGCTGTACCTCGGCGCATCGTGGTGCCCGCCCTGCATGCGCTTCGTGCGCGAGATGCCGCAACTCATGCGAGAGGATCTGCCGTCGAGTGTCGTGTGCACCCTGAAGGCGGACATGGACTTGGCCAAGCCCATCTATGACTACTTCAAGGTGGAGATAATCCCTACCTTTGTTGTCCTGGACAACGAGGTGCTCATGAAGTGCTACGAGACCGTGCGGCGTCagcaaagcagcgctgccggttgcagtggcggcggcggcgcctcgcaGTCCGACTACGCCCGCGCCATACAGGAGGCCTTCTCTAAGGCAGAGCTGGGCCGCTTACAGAACTCCAACAGGCAGCTCGTGAGCACCTTTATCTCGAAGCACAGCCAAGCTCTGAGCTTCGATGAGGACTTCTGAAGGACGGCATCAGTGACAGGTACCattgctgcttctgctgctcggcACACGGCCACTACCGTGCTTGACCGCTCCTGCTTATTCCGTCTCTTTCCCACATCGCTTCCTGACCCGTGCATGCTGACACTTGCCCAGCTCACGCGATTCATGAGTgttgctctctttttctttttccagGTCTcatccacgcacacacacagacacggaGGCGTGCCATCTGCTGGACGCGGTGGGACGCTCGACACTTCACACATCGTAATCACGGTGCTTGAATCAGCGATCGAGGaaacgcacaagcacacgcacacgcacacacacatacacactgAAACGTCCGATTATGTGACACCCTTCTTTCTAaatgtgcatgcgcgtgtgtactAGGATTACATCATCATTTTTTCTTTGTATTTTCCGTTCTCGGTCACTGCAGACATAACGGCACCCTTGTGGATGCTTGTCCGCTGGGACAGCCGCTGGCACCCCGTTCCTCATCCCTACAAtcatgcccccccccccacccacctgCCCTCCACCATTGCCACCCGAACCGCTCCTCTTTCCAGGCTTTCTTCATGTGCTTGATTTTATGCTTCCGGGTGaagcgcgcgtgcacggacccaccacacacaagcacatacacatatatgtatatgtatgtcTGTGTACAGCGTAGATGACCCTCTTGCCGAAACACATTTGTATATCTTCTCATTCCGTTTGCTTCTGGTCTATTTTGGGTTGCCTGTTGTGCTTGTATTTCGGtttggtggcggcggtggccgttGTTTCGCATCATGATGTCActcttcctttctcctccttcgtatttgttgccccccccccggcgGGGGGCGCCTGCGTCTCACCGGGCTCTTGCGGCAATGGACCCCGCGTTTTTGTTTCCTGTTTTCTGCTTTGTGGTTTGCTCTGCTCAGCTTGAGCAGTCGTAAGTGCGGAGGTAGATAGCGGAGAAGGGGGTTTTATAGTGGTGATGGCAAGCCGAAGGAAGAAGGGGGGATGCAGGCGTGcagtgtgtgcacgtgcgcattGGGGTAGATCACCCAACTCGTCATTTAGACTGCGTTAGGCCTCGGGCTCTGTCtgtttcttcctctctcgctcgccttTGGTGTGCCCGACACACTCTTaaccgtgcgtgtgtatacGCTTGCGTGActgctctgctgcggctgcagcaggcaaGGTGAAGAGGCTAAAggggcagagggagagagactcAGCACTtcgacccccccccaaacacacacaggagGATCAAGGGTGTGGAGATGGGAAAGATGAGTGTGACTATAGTTTTTCTCGTTCAACGTGTCCACTCTCTTCCACAGAGCATGATTCAAACTCCACACAGCCCTGCCTGCCAAAGGCCCCATCGCCTGGTGCAaggcagccgtagacacccgcgcgtcgccgcaatgcgccgactcggtcaTCTGAGCAGGACCTCTGCCTGGAACTCCACACACTGACCCACTCGGCAGGGGCCGCCTCATAGCTGCTCCCACTGCACTGGCTGCCGCGTAGTGCATCCATCTGGTGGTGACGCAGGCTCTCCACCAGGAGGCAGTGAGAGGGCCGGGTGAGGGACATTCGAATTGCCTTGACGTTTTGCCTATCATATGGATGATGCAGACGCGCTCAcagtcgcaggtcgctccacAATGCAACGCCATacaggacctgaccgccggcatccgtagcgatgcatcgctccAACATCCCTCTATGTCGTAGGCACCTGACCCTGCGACCGCGAGCAGTGGGCTCGGCATTTAGCGGGGGTTAAGGGGCTGCTGGGATGACCCGCACAgagtgcttgtgtgtgtgtgtgaatgGTGCACTGGACGCTGAGAGATATCACGCACGTATGTGTCTCCCGCCATCAGGGGCTGGAATTCGTCAACAGAAGCAAAAAGCGATTGGAGGCATTTTGTACATAGATGCCACTGATGTGTTTGGTTGAGCGTGGCGTGGCCGTGTGGGtagtgcagctgcgctcgcgcatgctttttgtgtgtgggggaTCTGCTCACTCTTCGTCTTCCTTTGCTTTGTTTTGCCAAGTTTCACGTCGGTCGTGGTGTGTATGTTACTCgatgtgtgcacgtgtgcctgcgtgtgtcttcCTCGGTGTGTTTTCAGTTGTTTTAATTGCATTACTGACGGTTGCAGTTGGTGACGCCGGCGTGGGCAATAAGATCAAAAGAGGACAACAAGAGAAGGAATCATACAACTGCAAGTGGAAGCAGTGGAAACGATGAACTATACTGCAGaaggtggtggcgcgcctgcgcgtgtgtggatACCCATCTCCGTGTACCGCCAACAAAACTGTGTGATGGTTTGCGTTGTGCCTGCGTCGTGGTCACCAGCTTGCAGCTTTCGTGCATCACCTCGACAAGAAACCTGTCGCCGTGCCCCATCTTC encodes:
- a CDS encoding putative ATP-dependent DEAD-box RNA helicase, which encodes MSDSNWKAQLNAPQKSTRKKTEDVESRRNVNFEEYALRRELQMGIFEKGFEKPSPVQEEAIPVALQGKDVLARAKNGTGKTASFVIPVLEKVDTRESYVQALLMVPTRELALQTAQVTKELGKHIPGLEVMVTTGGTTLRDDILRLTSKVHILVATPGRVLDLASKKAVDLSHCHILVLDEADKLLSQEFMEIIDDLYTYLPSQLQSMLFSATFPVTVKTFAERHLHNPYEINLMDELTLKGVTQYYAFVEERQKIHCLNTLFNKLQINQSIIFCNSVNRVELLAKKITQLGYSCYYIHARMQQQHRNRVFHDFREGHCRNLVCSDLITRGIDIQAVNVVINFDFPKYSETYLHRIGRSGRFGHLGVAINFVTYDDRYNVYRIEQELDTEIKPIPAEIDPELYAA